The following coding sequences lie in one Oncorhynchus nerka isolate Pitt River unplaced genomic scaffold, Oner_Uvic_2.0 unplaced_scaffold_3301, whole genome shotgun sequence genomic window:
- the LOC135566801 gene encoding cytosolic Fe-S cluster assembly factor NUBP1-like yields the protein MSIGFLLSSPDDAVIWRGPKKNGMIKQFLRDVDWGELDYLIVDTPPGTSDEHLSIVQYLSSAHIDGAVIITTPQEVSLQDVRKEIRFCQKVQLPIIGVVENMSGFVCPKCKVRVLFIYIYMCVYMWTMYNFLS from the exons ATGTCTATTGGCTTCCTACTCAGCAGTCCTGATGATGCTGTTATCTGGAGAGGACCCAAGAAGAACg GGATGATCAAACAGTTCCTGCGAGATGTCGATTGGGGGGAATTGGATTACCTCATCGTGGACACGCCCCCCGGCACCTCTGACGAACACCTGTCTATCGTCCAGTACCTTAGCTCCGCCCACATCGACGGCGCCGTCATCATCACCACCCCGCAG gAGGTATCTCTTCAGGATGTCAGGAAGGAGATCAGGTTCTGTCAGAAGGTCCAGCTACCCATCATAGGAGTGGTGGAGAACATGAGTGGGTTTGTCTGTCCCAAATGCAAGGTGagagttttatttatttatatatatatgtgtgtgtatatgtggacAATGTATAATTTTCTCTCATAA